The Pseudomonas sp. HOU2 DNA window CGGTGATCATGCTGTGTCTGGGCTTTTTGATGATGATCGGTTTTGCCCTGACGGCCGAAGGCCTGGGTTTCCACATCCCGAAAGGTTATCTGTACGCAGCCATCGGCTTCTCGATCCTGATCGAGGTGTTCAACCAGATCGCTCGTACTCGACGCAAGCGCTCGATGCAAGGCATGCGGCCGATGCGTGAGCGCACGGCGCATGCGGTGATGCGCTTGCTGGGCGGACGCAAGCTGGCGGTGGAGGAGGTCGGCGAGGAAATCTCCGACCTGCTGGATGACGGCGAAACCCCGAGTTCGGAGCTGTTCGACCGTCGTGAGCGAGTGATGATCAGCGGTGTGCTGCAACTGGCCGAGCGGCCGATTCGCAACCTGATGACCGTGCGCGCCGACGTCGACACCATCGATCTGGCCGACGACGCCGAAACGATTCGCACAAAATTGATGCACTCGTCGTATTCGCGTCTGCCGCTGATTCGTGACGGCGCGGTGGATGAGCCGCTGGGCTTCGTGCACAAGAAGGAATTGCTCAAGGAATACCTGGCCGGTACCGAGCCGAATCTGGAGCATCTGGCGCGCAAGACCATCAACCTGCTCGACAGCTATTCGATTCTCAATGCGCTGGAGCAGATGCGCACGGCGTCGACCCACATCGCCTTCGTGGTCAACGAATTCGGTGACTTCGTTGGCGTGTTGACCATGACCGACATCCTCGAATCGATTGCCGGCGAACTGCCCGATGCCAGCGAAATCGAAGGCCCGGACGTGATCGAGGAGCAGGACGGGTTCATCGTCAACGGCGCATTGAACCTGACCCGTGTTCGCCAGCGCACCGGGTTTGGCGCTGAGCCGACCGAGGACTATCAGACCTTGGCCGGACTGGTGATGAGCCTGCTGGACCGCTTGCCAATGAAGGGGGATCGCCTGCAGTACGAAGGTTGGCAGATGACCGTGGTGGCCGTGGAAGAGCGACGGGTGACGCGGGTGTCGCTGGCGCGGGACGCTGCTGTGTAATGCTTTGCTGTCTTGCCGGCCCCATCGCCAGCAGGCTGGCTCCCACATTGGTCTGTGTACCTGCACATTCCCTGTGGGAGCGAGCCTGCTCGCGAATGCAATCTGTCCTGCGCCACAAAATCACTGATGAAAAGTGAAGCGATCCTTGCCCGTATGCTTTGACTGATACAACGCATCGTCCGCCTTGATCAGCGCCTGATTCAAGGTATCGCCATCCTCCACCCGCGCCACACCCACGCTGATCGTGACCGGGTACTGCGTCGGTTGTTCGCGCACCACCCGGCACAACTCGCCAGCCAGCGCCTCGACATCCTCGCGCCGCACACCCGTCAGGTAAATTGCAAACTCTTCGCCACCCAGACGCGCGAAATCGTGCTGCGCCATCACCGTTTTGATATCGGCGGCCACGCGTTTCAGCACTTCATCGCCGATGTCGTGACCGTACACATCATTCACTTTCTTGAAGTTATCGATGTCGATCATCGCCAGGTAATGGTCGTGCTCGCGAGGGACAGCCTGCAGGTGTTTTTGCGCCATTGTCATGAACGATCGACGATTGGGGATTTCGGTCAGCGTGTCGTTATAGGCCTGATCCAGCAGCAGCCGGGACATGATGTAGTTGTAGAGCTTGGCCTCACGCAGTTTGAGAAAGGTGTAGATCGTCAACGAGCAGAGAAACACGCTGTAGCAAGCGGTCATCACGCCACGCAGCTCAATCAGGGTAGTGGGGGTGTTGATGAACGGGTTGAGAACCAGCCAGATGATCACTTGCGTCGCAAAGAACGCCCAGCGACTCAGTGGCAACACCGAGACGCTATACAGCATGCTGGCCGCAGCGAGTACCAGCCAGGAGCTATGAACGGCAGGCGGGATGCCGGTGACGATCAATCGCACGCCAACGGTAAGGCCGAGTACGAACAGCAGCGTGATCACGTCAAAATACCGGGCCTTGCGGGTGAAGCCCAGCACCACGGTCAGCGTTGCAAAGAACGTGACGAAGGCCATCGAGCGCCAGGTGAAGCCCTGTTCACCGAGGAAACTGACGACCAGATCGAACACCAGCCAGATCGCAATACTGGCGGCGTAGATCAGCAGGCTGAACGTGTGCAGCCGTTCGAATTCATGCTGGATGAACTCGACCCGCAACTCGGCGGGCGCGGTTTTTTTCAGTACCTGCTCTTCAATGAGTTTGTACATTGCTGCTTTGCTGTTTGCGCTGGTTGTCGAGGATCACCCGGCCCCACGGGCGGTAACGCAGGGAAAATACCGCGCTGGCGTGGCAGCCTGTGGAGGTCGCATCGGGCGGCGCAGGTTCGGCACGAAACGGCTGGCCCTCGGCACTGACCTGCCGAAACGCCTCGCGCACGATGCCCACGGAGCAGGGCAGTGCATTGGCGTAACCGCTGCGTACCACCGGTGACAGTTTCTTGGTGCCAGCGCCATCCTGCCACCACACCTGAATCCCGACGGCGCTCAGTTCGCCCAGCCATTGCCCGTTTACCCCCGGCGCGAGTTTGCCGGCGCTGAATGCACTGATGTGCAACGGTGCATCGAGCTTGCTGGCGAAATCCTTGAGCTGGCGTTGCAATATGGCTCGGCGATCTGTCGCCAAAAAGTGGAAGTCGTCCAGCTCCAGTGGCAGATACCAGCCACTGACCGGCAGCTTCCAGTCCTCGCGCAATGTTTGCTGTTGCGCCAGTGACTGGCCCAACTGTGCCTGCCAGTAAGTGCCGAGACCGGCACTGTCGAGTTCGTCGATGCGCTGGTAATAGGCCGGATCCATCTTCAACCCGAGCACCAGCTGCAAGCCTTGTTGTTGCGCCAGTTTCAGACTGTTGGCGAGCCAGCCACTGGCGCCGCCAAAGTCCGAATCACCATAGGCTGTCCACTGCACGATCACGCTGCGGGCACCCTGACGCGCGGTGTCCTGCCAGATTTGCTGCCACTGAGCCTGACTGAGGCTGGCATCGACATTCAGCGGTTGGTAAAACACACGCTCGTCGGCACGCACGACAACTGCGCCAAGCAGCAGACAGAAAAACATCATCCAGCGCGCCATCAGAAATTCCACTCCACGCCCAGTAACACACCGTTGCCACCGTCATACAGATTGCCGCCCAGCGATTGCTGGTACTCGGTGCGCACCGTCAATTTCGAGCGGTAAGCGTTGTAGCGATCATCGTCGTACCACCATTGCCAGCGCAGGCCGACCCCGGTGCGCAGGTCCTGGCGCCAGTCGTTGCTCGGGTCCTGACTGGCGAATTCGAGAAAGCCGTACGGCATGATTGTCTGCGCGGCGTTGGACGGCAGCTTCCACGCATGCCCTTGCTGGAAACGCGACAGCCACTGATGGTCGCCAGCCTTGGTCCACCACGCGGCATCCAGGTAGAGAAAACGCTCATCCCAGTCGCTTTCATCAACGCGCCAGTCGTTGCGGTACTGGCCCTGATCGAGGAACGAGGCTGTGGCGCGCAACAGGTAGTCGGTGGTGGTGCGGCCGTCCTGGCGATGATCGTCGAGCTGATCCGAAAGTTTGTGCGGATTGATCATCTGCCCAAGGCTCAGGCCGTGGTTATCTTGATCATCGAACTGGCTCTGCTTGTAGATCTCGGCATAGAGGTTGATGTTCTGCGTACCCCACGGCTTGTAGCGCAGACCAACCCCCGCCGCAGCGGATTCAGCGTAGCTGGAGCGGCTCTGACCACCGAGCAGAACCCGCCCGTAGACTGACAGCGTGCTGCCCGCGCGACTCGGTTCTTCGCCCAGCGCGTGGTCCCACATCGCCACTTGCACGTTCTGCGAGCTGGCACTGCGGCGTGTACCTTTGCTGTTGTCGTCGCGCAGGAAATCGTTGGTCGAGACCCCTGCCGGCGACCAGGTGCTGGCGAGGGTGAAGCTGTCACGACGCGACAGGGTTTCGTGGGCGCGACGCTGGCGGTAGCGCCGGGCTTCCATGCTGCCGTCTTCGTCGTCGGCGGCAACCGGGTTCTGCTCCAGATCAATGACCCGACGCAGTTCCTTGCGGGCCGAGGCGCTGTCTTCGACTTCGTCATAACGCCACGCCAGGGTTTCGCCGAGACGATAATCCTCGGGAAAATCCCGGGTGGCCTGCTGCAGGTACGGAATCGCCCGGGCGCGTTCTTCGCGAGTCGGCGCGCCGGACAGGCGCATACCGTAATCGGCGCGGTAACGCGGCTTGTCCGGCTCACGGCGTACCGCTTCCGCCAGCCACGCATTGCTTTGCGCCAGGTCGCCGGCCTTTTGTGCGGTGACAGACGCGGCATAGAAATGCCCGGCATCCGGCGCTTGCTGCAAGGCCTGACGCTGGCGCTGCAAGGCTTGGGCATGATCGCCACGGGCATCGGCAATCGCTGCGCCGAGCGCCCATTCGTTGGCACCGCGAGTCCTGCTTTGTTGCCAGTAACCCTCGGCAGCCTGGCTGTCACCGGCATTCAGCGCGCTACGGCTGGCGGTCAGGCGGGCGTTGTCGCTGAGTTCGGCGGCAGGAATGCTGCGCCAGATCGCCAAGGCACCTGCGGAATCGCCCGCAGCTTCCAGTGCGTAGGCCAATGGCAAACGG harbors:
- a CDS encoding TerC family protein → MEWLADPTAWLGLLTLIVLELVLGIDNLVFIAILADKLPPHQRDRARIIGLSLALIMRLGLLASISWLVTLTQPLFEVFDKSFSGRDLIMLFGGVFLLFKATMELHERLEGHVGQRSTNAAYALFWPIVAQIVVLDAVFSLDAVITAVGMVDELAVMMIAVIISIALMIVASKPLTRFVNAHPTVIMLCLGFLMMIGFALTAEGLGFHIPKGYLYAAIGFSILIEVFNQIARTRRKRSMQGMRPMRERTAHAVMRLLGGRKLAVEEVGEEISDLLDDGETPSSELFDRRERVMISGVLQLAERPIRNLMTVRADVDTIDLADDAETIRTKLMHSSYSRLPLIRDGAVDEPLGFVHKKELLKEYLAGTEPNLEHLARKTINLLDSYSILNALEQMRTASTHIAFVVNEFGDFVGVLTMTDILESIAGELPDASEIEGPDVIEEQDGFIVNGALNLTRVRQRTGFGAEPTEDYQTLAGLVMSLLDRLPMKGDRLQYEGWQMTVVAVEERRVTRVSLARDAAV
- a CDS encoding GGDEF domain-containing protein; its protein translation is MYKLIEEQVLKKTAPAELRVEFIQHEFERLHTFSLLIYAASIAIWLVFDLVVSFLGEQGFTWRSMAFVTFFATLTVVLGFTRKARYFDVITLLFVLGLTVGVRLIVTGIPPAVHSSWLVLAAASMLYSVSVLPLSRWAFFATQVIIWLVLNPFINTPTTLIELRGVMTACYSVFLCSLTIYTFLKLREAKLYNYIMSRLLLDQAYNDTLTEIPNRRSFMTMAQKHLQAVPREHDHYLAMIDIDNFKKVNDVYGHDIGDEVLKRVAADIKTVMAQHDFARLGGEEFAIYLTGVRREDVEALAGELCRVVREQPTQYPVTISVGVARVEDGDTLNQALIKADDALYQSKHTGKDRFTFHQ
- a CDS encoding DUF4434 family protein, which gives rise to MARWMMFFCLLLGAVVVRADERVFYQPLNVDASLSQAQWQQIWQDTARQGARSVIVQWTAYGDSDFGGASGWLANSLKLAQQQGLQLVLGLKMDPAYYQRIDELDSAGLGTYWQAQLGQSLAQQQTLREDWKLPVSGWYLPLELDDFHFLATDRRAILQRQLKDFASKLDAPLHISAFSAGKLAPGVNGQWLGELSAVGIQVWWQDGAGTKKLSPVVRSGYANALPCSVGIVREAFRQVSAEGQPFRAEPAPPDATSTGCHASAVFSLRYRPWGRVILDNQRKQQSSNVQTH